From a single Lytechinus pictus isolate F3 Inbred unplaced genomic scaffold, Lp3.0 scaffold_19, whole genome shotgun sequence genomic region:
- the LOC129260000 gene encoding neuronal acetylcholine receptor subunit alpha-10-like, whose amino-acid sequence MKMDVFRLRCVLLISAIIFGFTLKVSDAEMMMTMSNSTRTTRPSFNTETRLIRNLLSQYSRYVRPVFNESTIIYVYYHMRLSRILQMDERNQILITAMWLEQSWIDEYLTWNPDEYDNITAVHIPTTMIWIPDTVLYESADVEKELGNDVMLTNAKIFYNGTVFWQAPAIFKSSCSLSVEYFPFDQHSCKLKFGPWAYLGNEVIMKKQSDSGDFSQLSPNGQWQLQGMPVVENLIKYGCCPIPYSDVTYYINLKRKSLFYVFNLLFPSVFMSLVSLLSFYLPPDSGEKVGLNITSLLSLVFFLLLGAQLLPPTSESISYLGKLFSTIIAIMGIETAISVIILRLYHLHLPYPPPAWARWLILDKAAQLLRLNGWRHEYIDDEGSMLEVIDHDAQDHKTSDPFEFDNRKTSMETKAIGESLLQKLDMSPEDVAVPEIKEKHSSEDSDYGSETNDDSMGSSIMRISNYIRRLVNISRKKEALSAIQQQWIDLCLILDRVLLILMMTALFLGCISILSIMSNPASQEEFEIW is encoded by the exons TTAGTGATGCcgagatgatgatgacgatgtcgAATTCGACCAGGACGACGAGGCCGTCTTTCAACACGGAAACCCGTCTGATCAGAAACCTCCTGTCACAATACAGCCGTTACGTGCGACCAGTCTTCAATGAATCCACTATCATCTATGTATATTATCATATGAGATTGTCAAGAATTCTTCAAATG GACGAACGGAACCAGATTTTGATCACAGCGATGTGGCTCGAACAG AGCTGGATAGATGAATATCTAACATGGAATCCTGATGAATACGACAACATAACCGCTGTTCATATTCCTACCACAATGATCTGGATACCGGATACAGTGCTCTACGAAAG TGCGGACGTCGAAAAGGAGCTGGGGAATGACGTCATGCTCACCAATGCCAAGATCTTCTACAATGGAACCGTTTTCTGGCAAGCACCTGCTATCTTCAAGAGCTCCTGCAGTCTAAGCGTCGAGTACTTCCCCTTCGATCAACACAGCTGTAAACTCAAATTCGGCCCTTGGGCCTATCTCGGCAACGAGGTTATCATGAAGAAACAATCAG ACTCTGGTGACTTCTCACAGCTGAGTCCGAATGGCCAGTGGCAACTTCAGGGGATGCCCGTTGTAGAGAATCTCATCAAGTACGGTTGTTGCCCGATCCCATACTCGGATGTCACCTATTATATCAACCTCAAACGGAAGTCACTTTTCTACGTCTTCAACCTCCTCTTCCCATCGGTCTTCATGTCTCTGGTATCGTTGTTGAGTTTCTACCTCCCTCCAGACTCGGGAGAGAAAGTGGGTCTCAACATCACCAGCCTACTGTCTCTcgtcttctttctccttctgggAGCACAGCTCCTGCCGCCGACCTCGGAATCGATTTCCTACCTTG GTAAGCTGTTTTCAACCATCATCGCAATCATGGGAATCGAGACGGCCATCTCCGTAATCATTCTCCGTCTTTACCATCTTCACTTACCCTATCCTCCGCCTGCATGGGCCCGGTGGCTCATCCTCGACAAAGCCGCTCAACTCCTTCGGCTCAATGGTTGGCGTCACGAATACATCGATGACGAAGGTTCCATGCTCGAAGTCATCGACCACGACGCACAAGACCACAAGACGAGTGACCCATTCGAGTTCGACAATCGAAAGACATCGATGGAGACCAAGGCGATTGGAGAGAGTCTTCTGCAGAAGCTTGATATGAGCCCCGAAGACGTTGCCGTGCCAGAAATCAAGGAGAAGCATTCCAGCGAGGATTCGGACTATGGTAGTGAG ACCAATGACGACAGCATGGGGTCATCGATCATGCGCATTAGCAACTACATTCGCAGACTGGTAAACATTTCTCGGAAGAAAGAAGCACTGTCTGCCATCCAGCAGCAATGGATAGATCTGTGTCTCATTCTTGATCGGGTTTTACTCATTCTCATGATGACAGCCCTGTTTCTTGGATGTATCAGTATTCTCTCTATCATGTCAAATCCCGCATCCCAAGAAGAATTTGAAATTTGGTGA
- the LOC129260960 gene encoding neuronal acetylcholine receptor subunit alpha-10-like, whose product MILSLLKITFLLIYHFTGVYGTQDEYRLLNDKLSNYSNIIRPVAKSSDPIDVLIGAAIQQIIDMDEKNQVITLNLWMRMQWSDSNLVWDPADYGNTSVLIVPIGTIWRPDIVLFSNADSGFSGMMQTSASISHDGIVRWNAPAIYQSTCKIDITYFPFDEQHCRLKFGSWAYHGFQIDLKNRSDSGDISAYIDNGEWTLVGMPVKRNLFYYGCCPEPFPDVQFTVIIRRRALFYFINLLGPCVLISLITVLDFFMPADAGEKVTLGITILLALTVFLLLVAETMPPTSEVVPLIAQYYACTIVLVSLSTVMTVYVLSLHYRLPGTHRVPRGMKKFTFSFLARMMCMGSFIVNMGDDDNDDEIRQNKPHAGVYENTFLTNLNGVAIMDDSEKKSSEDSSVVSKRFESMTHDIMTNLKYIVKKKKEEDAEEDIMTEWKYVAVVFDRLFMWVFTCATVICTVAILCQPKPFTTPDEI is encoded by the exons ATGATTCTCAGTCTTTTAAAAATTACTTTTCTGTTAATATATCATTTCACAGGTGTGTACGGAACTCAAGATGAATACAGATTATTAAACGACAAACTTTCCAACTACAGCAACATCATCAGACCTGTTGCTAAATCATCAGACCCCATAGATGTTTTAATCGGAGCAGCCATACAACAGATCATTGATATG gatgagaaaaatcaagtcATCACTCTTAACCTATGGATGCGCATG CAATGGTCAGACAGTAATCTGGTATGGGATCCTGCCGACTATGGTAACACATCTGTATTGATAGTACCTATTGGAACTATATGGAGACCagacattgttttattttccaa TGCCGACAGTGGCTTCAGCGGGATGATGCAAACCAGTGCCTCCATTTCTCACGATGGCATCGTCCGTTGGAACGCCCCAGCCATCTACCAAAGCACCTGCAAAATAGACATCACCTACTTCCCTTTCGATGAGCAGCACTGCCGATTAAAGTTTGGATCCTGGGCTTATCATGGGTTTCAGATTGATCTTAAGAATCGGTCCGACAGCGGCGACATCTCTGCCTACATCGACAACGGCGAGTGGACACTCGTCGGTATGCCCGTCAAGAGGAACCTCTTCTACTACGGTTGCTGTCCAGAACCTTTCCCTGATGTTCAGTTCACCGTCATTATTCGCAGAAGGGCCCTCTTCTATTTCATCAACCTTCTCGGACCTTGTGTTCTGATCTCGTTGATCACCGTGTTGGATTTCTTCATGCCTGCCGACGCGGGAGAAAAGGTCACCCTCGGGATCACGATTCTCCTGGCACTCACCGTCTTCTTGTTGCTAGTAGCTGAGACGATGCCGCCCACGTCAGAGGTTGTTCCGTTGATAG ctCAATATTACGCATGTACCATCGTGTTGGTATCCCTATCTACTGTGATGACAGTGTACGTTCTGAGTCTCCATTATCGACTTCCGGGAACTCATCGGGTGCCACGAGGTATGAAGAAATTTACCTTCAGTTTCTTAGCGCGCATGATGTGCATGGGTAGCTTCATTGTCAACATGGGTGATGACGACAACGATGACGAGATACGGCAGAACAAGCCACACGCTGGGGTCTATGAGAATACCTTTCTTACCAACCTGAATGGGGTAGCCATCATGGATGACTCGGAGAAGAAATCGTCGGAGGATTCTTCGGTAGTGTCCAAGAGGTTCGAATCGATGACCCATGATATAATGACCAATCTGAAGTACATAgtcaagaagaagaaggaagaggacgCCGAGGAAGATATCATGACGGAGTGGAAGTATGTCGCAGTAGTGTTTGATCGTCTTTTTATGTGGGTGTTTACGTGTGCCACCGTTATCTGCACCGTTGCCATCTTATGTCAGCCAAAACCTTTTACAACACCCGACGAAATCTAA